TCCCCTGTTCCCTGATGGCTGTCACTGATTCTTCATCCACCGCTTTGCGCTGGCACCTCCTGGTAGCTCTGGGCAGAGCTCGATAGATCTCTGGGCTCAGGGACCCCTTGGCACCTGACTTAGCCATGACAGAGAGGCGAGTACAGCTATTTTTCAGAGCCTGGCCTGGGCTGGGAGGACATGAGCGAGCACTAGTTCCCAGGCTCTACCTGTATCTGGGTCCAGCCCCCGCAGCACGGCCAGTCGCTTGGCAAGGGCCAGGATCCGCTCCTGTCTTGTGTTCTCCTCCCGCAGCTCCACCGCTGCCTCAGCCAGCAGCCTGCTCTTTTCCTCCTCCAGGGACCAGGTGGCCTGCCCCTTGGAATAAGCACTCCAGGTCCCTGGGCCACCCTGGTTGAGGTCGTTCTGGATAGAGGCAGCTGGAAGGAGTGATGCAGTCAGGGGGCAGAGCCATTCTAAGAACCTCTCATCAGAAGACATTGAGCCtatttctcaacttttttttttttttttttaactacagatcatcagctttttgttttgttcagacTAGCTCCCGTGGTTTatatttcctccattttcccAAGTGTAAAATATGAATAATCTTAGGTATGTTTTTCCAaccccacccatccccacccacctGATATTTTAACTGTGCTGCCACTGGGGTGGGTGTCCTATGGtttttgagaatcactgccctaAAAGATCAGGAAATGGGGCAGCAGGCGGCCAAGGTACAGCTGCTCTTATAGGGCTGGGAATTAGCATTTCCGGGAGGCAGCACTAAGAAGGCATGAGGAAGTTGAAGTCTTGTGCATCACTGGATCACTGGGCAGTAGGAATTTTACCAGAGTGGGTATGGCTCTGACAAAGTCACCTTCAGTTTAGAGTTTCAGAGCGAGGGGTTTGAAGTCACACTatcttgggttcaaatcccaactctgctacttaacagctgtgtgatcttggtcaTGTTCcttaacctttctgggcctccGTTTCCTCACCTGTATAATAAGGATAATAACAGTATGTATGCCTCATAGGATTAGTGAGGATTTTCAGTGAGATTGTCTctaaagcagggtttctcaaccttggcagtACTGACATTTTGGTTCAGATAATTCTTGTGGGGGctatcctgtgcattgtaggatgcttagtagcatccctggcatctacccactagataccagtagtaatcccccacccccccagttgtgataaccaaaaacatctccaGATGTTGCCCTGGGAAGCAAAATCATTcttgtttgagaaccactgccctaaagCCATCaaacagcactgtccaatagaatttTTTATAATGTGGAAATTTTCCATATCGCAGATTATATTTCCGCTGTCCTAGATgacagccactagccacatgtggcttgaGTATTTGAAATGTCGCTGTatgactgagaaactgaattttaattttaatttaattttaaataactttagaTTTAAATAGCCTCTTTTCCCtccttatcatcatcatcattagagAACATTCACTGAGCACTTACTCTGAACTAGGCATGGTACAAGTGCCTCTTGGAtgatctcatttactcctcacgaCTTCCCAATGAGGGAGGTTCTGCATACCTCCATTTTACTTAGCCAGgtcaagtaacttgtccaagggtACCCAGCTAGAAAAGTGGTAGCACTGGGATTcactgtctgattccaaaggTCACTCATGTAACCACTAGTCTTACAGTGGCTCCCTTTGGAGTAAATGCTCGATAAATGGTAGCTTTTATAATGTTGATTATATTCTCTGATTTATATACACCTTCCTGAGAGTAGAGAGCAGAGCTTTTCCCACCTGGATTAAGAGGTGGGGCAGGTTCCTAGAGAAGCCAGGTGGAGGGGTTACCTGGCTTGGAGCTCTCATCAATAGCCACCTTGGCTGCCAGCTGTGTTAGCAGATCCTGTGCCTGCTGGGCCTGGGTCCTGCTGTCTGGTGGCTGATGTACCTGTCCAGAGGAGGGAACTTCAGTGGGGGAAAATGGGAGTCTAGTGCAGGAGTGGATGCTGAGGAGTTCTCAGTCCAGGAAAGAGGCACTAATCCAGGGCCCACATAATCGAGTGGGCCTGGCAGCGCACAACAGAATGGAGATCCACCCTTTCCTGCCCCACCTGCCCTGGTTCCCAGGCCTGACAGGAGGCCTGAGGAtcacagggtgggggtgggaggctctGCCAACTCCTGCATAGTATATAACTGTACATACATTTGGGCTTTTGCTAGGCTGTCTCCCAAGCACCCGTATCCCACCCAAGCCATGGCACTCACCGGCTGGAGGGTCTGAGAGGGTGGACCTCTGCCCTGCAATGTAGCAAGGCGTGCCTCCATCTCCTGGGTGGAAGGGATGGAACCCTGGGGTTCATCCTTCAGCGCAGCCAGCCTGGCTTCTATCTCTGCCTCTGAGGGCACGGACTCTGCAATTGGCATGGGGGGAACCCTGTAAGGGCCAGAGGAATCCCAAACCCAGGAGCCCCTGACAAGATCCTTCGGACCATCCTGCTCAACCCCACTCACTGGGCTTGTTCTCTTGGCGGAGCCTTGCCAGGCGCTCAGCGATAACCTGGTCTTGTTGGGTCAGTTTCTGGCTCCAAAGAGTGCCGGGTTTCTGCTTGGCTTCCAAGGCTGCCACACGCCTAGCAGGATATGAGAGAGAGGCTCTTGAAGAAGGCAGAAAGGAGGGACAAAGGCACCTATTTACTGTTTCTCAGTCACATGATTTCTGGGCATGTAGGGAGGTCTCCAAAGGGCAGTCTTGTGGCTTTGGCTCACGTCACACTGCACCCCAACTCAGCTGACCAGCCAGAGGCTCCAGCTGGGAGAGTGAGGTCTATCCTAGGGAAAGGGCTGATGGGCTACTTTCTGAGCCCAAGAGGGCAGTCAGAAGCCTGATGGTGGATTCTGACCCTGTGCTCATTTGATCTGGAGGCTGGGAGGAGAATCCTGCCCTTATGGCTCCTGTCTTCTCCCCATCCccatttgtctctttttctttggcactTACTTCTTATAGTTCTGAGGTGGTGACCACTTGGAAGTGTTGGTAGGAGAGGACCCTCTAAAAGGAAGAAATCTAGTGTCAGAAGTTCTACCTCTATACCATGTCCCCCACTTCCTGGGCCAGAACACAGGGCTGCAAGGGCTGGCCAGCTGTGTGCTACTATGCTCTCACCTATGCCCACCTCTCACCTGGTCAGGACTTTGTGGCACTGCTTGCAGACTTTCTGCTGGGTGTTCCCAGCCCGGGGCACCACTGCACTGAAGCCAAGGCAGCCGGAACAGAAGGCCCGGCCACAGTTCTTACAGCCACACTACAAGAAACATGAAGCAGGAGGATCCACCTCTCACCTGCCCCTGCAGGCTCCTCCCTGGAACTCTCCAAGCACACACAGAGGGAAGGTGCTTAAGTTGTGACCAGCTcctgggaggaggaagaggagtggGGTTCCAAACACTGaggagagacagagttggggGACAGAGGGTGGAGTAGTTCTTCAGAGTCTCCAGTCTCTTATTCAAATCAAATAACACTTCATGCAAAATCCCCAGTGCTTTCTACCTTGTCTTCCATAAGTGAAACGGGTGTAGAAGACAGAAAGGTAAACTCCCATGCTTCAGGACACTGGCACTTCAAgaaaggagaagcagagagagtgCAGAGCCCAAGGCTTCTGTGCTCTAACAGAGATGGAGGGCAGCTTGGCTCTGGATGGGGTAACAATAGCTTCCATTTATTAGGCACTGACTGTGTGTCAGACACCGAGCTCAGTACTTAACATGCATCATCTGATTTAATCCTTATAATTTAcacacattatcttatttaatcctgatGACCaccattattatccctattttagatTGGGCCATAGTGGCTACATGACTTGCACAAACCAAGTTCACCCCATGAATAAGAAAGCAGAGCTCAAGTCTGAACCCTTATACCCCTGCCTCCAAAACCCAGGTTTCTAAGTGCTTCACAGATCCTGCCTCCCTAACGTGCCATTAATTCACCCCATCTGGTTCTCATCTCCTGGCCAGATGCCTTCCAGTTTAGGGCCTGCAGAAGCCTGCAGTTTACGGAGTGAATGTGGTAGGTCCCTGCTGAGGACAAGAGAAACTTTGCCATAGTAGTGCCCTGGGGGCAGAAGGAAGGCAATGATCTAACCCAAGAGACCTGGGCAGGGCAGGTTTCAGAGTAGAGAGTAATGGGCAAGGTGTGATGGAGAGTGGTCACAGGGCATTAAATAAATAAGACCAAGCtgcagggaagggaagaaaggtagagaaaaagaaaatagacgGATCCTATACTTAGCCGACAGAAAAGCATAACTTCCCCCAAACCACCACAGCGCACTTTACGGTTTATAGGGCACTCTCAGCTCCAGCACCCCACCAGACCCTCTCAATAACCCCGAGAACTAGGGACTATTCGCCCTATTTTACGGAAATCGAAATTGAGGCTCAGGGACTTCATCAAAACCACACAGCTGGAAAGGGACTGAATCCGGCCAAAAACCCAAATCTTCGGACTTGTCCAAGTCCCGTGCTTTTCCCTCCATTCCGAGACCTCCCTCGCCCTCCAGACCCCGGGAGATAAGACTCGCCTCCTTCTTGAAGAGGGTGAACTTGGCTGCGCAGCCGTAGCACCTACTCTCCATAGTGGCTCCCGGCGCGGCAGGGCCGCAGGGTTGGGGTCAGGCCCGCCAGGCTCAGGGCCCCAGAATCCGAGCCCCAGGACCCTCAACCAGCCGGGCCTCTCCCTACAAGCCCACTCGCGTGATCCGGCTTCGCGCCGAGTGCGGAGTCCGGCCAGGCCACTCCTGCCTGACAGGGGCCGTGGCGGGAACGGAGGCTGCTGGGAGTTGTAGTTCATTAACGACCGCCACATCCCTCAGATTCAGTCAAGCCTGAGCCAGAACACAATTCCCAGGGGGCCAAGCGCCATTAAGCCTGCTCGGAGCCGGCAGTCCGCCGGGACGCACGCATAGACTCTTGGGAGTTGTAGTACGAAGCGAGTCAGAGTCGGAATTATGGCGGTGACCAAGGAGCTATTACAGATGGACCTGTACGCGCTTTTAGGCATCGAGGAGAAGGCGGCGGACAAAGAGGTGAGAACGGTGGCGAGGAGGACGTGTCCAGAGCCGCCTGGCGGCCCTTCCAGTTCTATCCCCTCGCCCGCGGCTGGCATCCGCTCTCCAGCTTAGCCAGGTGCTAGGCGGGGAGCGAGGGACAGCCCGACGGCCTCAGAAGGTGCTCTCCAGACCTCTCCAGGAGAGTCTGGGGGCCTATCGGGGAACGGGGTTCTGGAGGCTTCTAGCGCTGGACGGATGTGCTTTTCCGGTAGCGCCAGTCCGAGAGAGGCCCCAGGCTGAGCCTGAGTGGGGAACCTAATCTGCTCCCTGCGCCGGCGCAGTCTCAGCCCTCAGTCCGCTTCCGTCTTGACTGTGGCTGGAGGTGTTTTATTCAGTGCCGCTGGGAGGCTGCTTTAACTCCGCTTAGAGACTAGGGCGAAAGAAAGGTTCAAGAGTCGCCTACTCCTAAATCCCCTCTTGGCGTTGTGACCTATGACCCTGCcgtctctgttttcttttccaccCCAGCCATTGTCACTTTTCAAGTAGCAAATGCTCAGGTGTTGTACTTCTTAACTTGTGATAGTGGGCCCAAAGCAGAGGGGTCAGAAGGGTAAGAAGGCAGGTAGCCTGGAGTTCCACAGGAAGGTTTTGGTAAAGGTGCCAAGGTGTTGAACAGAGTGATCAAGGCAGAAGCTGGACTTAAGATTTCTGTCTCCCCCTGGATCCTGGTGGTAGTTGTAGCAATGTAGGAAGGGAAGTTAAACaattaattgaattaaaattaGTGCCCCAGTACTGTGGAGCTGCCTTGCTCATGGGCTGTGTGAAACTTGTAAGAAGCAGGATCTCTgggcagagaagcagagagagagacccagagaACCCTCAGGAGTGTTGCTGTCACCCTGCTCAGAACTGTCCACCGCAGCTGCAGCTGAAATCAAAAGTGGCCCACTGGGATGTCAGCAGAGCACCAAAAGCATCTGCTACATCTCTCTCATAAGGAGTAACATTTCAGTACTAATAATGCCTAACACCTATATAGGTGTTACATTTGTTAAATCATTTCATTAGTACTTTACTAATAGAAATTATTTGAGACATTTCATACTACATCCAGGCAATGTTTTGGAATCCTGAAGTTGAGAACTCCTGAGAAAGACAATTTCCCAATTTCCAGTGATGTATATATTAATCAGAGAAGTGACAAAATcgtatatttatgaaaatattcagtATGCAGAATGGACATGGGAATGGGAGTGGGAATGGAGGAGCTGCCACTAGAAGGTCAGGTAGGGCTGTGGTCTAGGCAATAGATTAGATTCTGAGCTGGGCAGAGGTGGTTGGGCTTACTCAGGTGAGATAAGGGATATGTGAGAAAGCTCTTTATAAAGGGTAGCAGTGTTAACATGTGCCAGGTGCTGCTCTGGCATTTTAGTAGGGGAAATAAGATTCTTGCGTAATTAACTATAATATAGGGAGAAAGTGGTAAGTCCCTTAAGATGGATACAAAGTGCTGTGGATGTTCAGAGGAGGGTGAGATTGCTTAGTCTGGGGGAAGGGGTGAGGGAAATAGAGAAGGCATTTGAGGCCTTGAAGAACAGACATGAAGAACATTGAACATGTGGAGATGGTGGTAGGGTATTTCCAAGAAAGAGGAGAGTATGTACAGTTCAGTTTGTCTGGAGCAGAGGCTGAGAAGAAAGGATAGAAGGTAGACCTTGAAAAGTAGGCTGAGGCCTTCAAATATACTGTCCAGCTTCATGGTAGTAGATACTTCTTGGTAGAGAACAAGGGAGACCTAGACCCTGGCATTCCTTATCCTTGGCTCAACATCTGTCATAGTCTCTAGGGGCACCGTGGGGACCGACAGATCTTTAAAGTGTACATAAGGTAGGCCTCCTAAACTTTGGTCATCTGGTCCTGTATTCCAAGAGTTCTTAATTTGGCATCCACAGAAAGCCTCCAGGAGCTGAGCGAACTCCTAAAATCATGTATAATATTTTTTGCATATTCATTTTGGAGGAGAGGAGgtgattcttattttaaaaaggttaaGAAGGCCTGATCTTTGCCAACCTCTTTGTATTACTGATGGTGAAACTGAAACTCAGGGTAGTTAGTGACAGAATTGGGACCAGAGCCCAGATCCTTTGCTGCCCAGCCCTGGTTGGGGCTCCTTTCACTGTGCCACCTTAGCGCTGTCAAGTACCATACTGCTCAGTGGTAGTGATAGGCACCAACACCAAATTTAACTTACATTCAGACCATTTCTTCGAGTCCAAAATCCATATATTGATCTGCCTACTTGGTCTCTCTATTTGGATGTTTCACAGGAGTCTAAATCTTACTACatccaaaactgaactcttgaACTTCTCTCTCCAAACCTGCTCCTTCCTTGtactttgtattagttagggttctctagggaaacagaaacaacaagagatatctgtaaatacaagattttataaaagtgtctcacgcaactgtggggatgaatgagtccaaattccgtagggcaggttgcatgaatccaaattccatagggcaggcagcgaactggcaactcagatgaaggtgttcgatgaactctttAGAaaacgctttgctggctagctgaagaagaagtgaaggtcctccatgttccctttatcttcagcaagcacttcagctggctgaggttctttgcctggtggggtgacacaaaccttcattcctgaagtttcttggccattggtagtcctgtctggattgggttgttgcagttttccattgactttaatcacagggcatggtagaactaagagacgccctaggggatctcctgtattccaggaaaactcttctttacctccattttgtagttgcagtgctatttccccttgatagtcaggattactcaccccagtcagtacagtaatccccttccttgcctattgatttagaggcataagaagcccaaagtggccaggtggcagtcttagcttccagttcagtgggattattggtgtgtctcctggtggaagcaatcctccttttggaactaagacttgtagaccagcagagcttaaggttgcagggacaggaagcaaaaattttcctagtgcatcactaggagtgatagtgagtggtgccactcctgtttctaccccttgattcctggacccatgaatcctggctatgggagaaaagCCTCATAGAGCTGTtgttgattcagagcatacacagccgcctggagaacactgccccagccctgcaaggtattgccacctggttagtgccgtaattgagtcttcaaaaggccattctacCGTTCTGTCAATCCAGCTGCCTCTgcatgatggggaacatggtaagaccagagaattccatgagcatgtgcccattccctcacttcatttgctgtgaattgggttccttggttcagaagcaatgctgtgtggaataccataacAGTGGATAAAGCATTCCCTgggtccacagatggtagtttggGCAGAAGCATTgtttgcagggaaggcaaacccatatccggggtatgtgtctattccagtgagaacgaATCGCtgctccttccatgatggaagtggttcaatgtaatcaacctgtcaccaggtagcaggctgatcaccttggggaatggtgccatattagGGACTTAGTGTGAGTCTCTGCTGCTGggagattgggcactcagcagtggctatggCCAGATTGGCCttagtgagtggaagtccatgttgctgagcccatgataacctccatccctaccactgtgaccactttgttcatgagtgCATTGGGCAATGACTGGAgtagctggggaaagaggctgattggtatccaccaaatgggtcattttatccacttgattattaaaatcttcctctgctgaagtcaccctctggtgagcatgcacatgggacacaaatatcttcatgtttttgcccactcagaaagctctatccacatacctctccctcagacttctttgtcaccagttttccaatcatgttccttctaaGTCCCTGACCGTTAAACCATTAGCAACCAttagccaaaccattagcaacagcccatgaatcagtatacagatgcacctctggccagttctccttccaagcaaaatgaacagccaggtgcactgctcaaagtttcacccactgggaggatttccccttaccactgtccttcagggacatcccagaaaggggctgcagtgctgcagctctccacttttgggtggtgcctgcatatcatgcagaaccatctgtc
The Choloepus didactylus isolate mChoDid1 chromosome 4, mChoDid1.pri, whole genome shotgun sequence DNA segment above includes these coding regions:
- the ZFYVE19 gene encoding LOW QUALITY PROTEIN: abscission/NoCut checkpoint regulator (The sequence of the model RefSeq protein was modified relative to this genomic sequence to represent the inferred CDS: inserted 1 base in 1 codon); translated protein: MWRSLMNYNSQQPPFPPRPLSGRSGLAGLRTRREAGSREWACRERPGWLRVLGLGFWGPEPGGPDPNPAXPAAPGATMESRCYGCAAKFTLFKKECGCKNCGRAFCSGCLGFSAVVPRAGNTQQKVCKQCHKVLTRGSSPTNTSKWSPPQNYKKRVAALEAKQKPGTLWSQKLTQQDQVIAERLARLRQENKPKSVPSEAEIEARLAALKDEPQGSIPSTQEMEARLATLQGRGPPSQTLQPVHQPPDSRTQAQQAQDLLTQLAAKVAIDESSKPAASIQNDLNQGGPGTWSAYSKGQATWSLEEEKSRLLAEAAVELREENTRQERILALAKRLAVLRGLDPDTVTLQDYRLPDSDDDEDEETAIQRVLQQLTEEAALDEASGFNIPAEPAPQSRTQPCRAEPEAQAVAPRFEAEEEELPWCCICNEDATLRCTGCNGDLYCARCFREGHDAFELKEHQTFAYRPPYAGREH